In Silurus meridionalis isolate SWU-2019-XX chromosome 29, ASM1480568v1, whole genome shotgun sequence, one DNA window encodes the following:
- the tmem64 gene encoding transmembrane protein 64, with protein sequence MWSFASAALQLLLKSVKHAAGRGHIQLSRWLQRPPDSSDCEKMDLLMCSAFEERGGVCRMDVLTPGAGEPAAPFSPADPRSPCCVATCCVKSALLACVLTAACFFSVALVRRHLKDALLWLESLDGLMGAMLFIVGLITVSFPCGWGYMVLNVAAGYLYGLVPGVGLVMVGVLIGTSVAHVACRRLLSGWVMNRVGNNEQLSAVIRVVEGGSGLKVVALARLTPIPFGLQNAVFSITDVSLPDYLVASSVGLLPTQLLNSYLGTTLRTIEDVIAEQSISGYFVFSLQIFISIGLMFYVVHRAQVELNAAIAACQMEMKTSHMNGNASNHLSSTYCSKRTSASGTINIV encoded by the exons ATGTGGAGTTTTGCGTCGGCAGCGCTGCAGCTTCTGCTGAAATCGGTGAAGCACGCTGCGGGGAGAGGACACATCCAGCTGAGCCGGTGGCTGCAGCGGCCGCCGGACTCGTCGGACTGCGAGAAGATGGACCTGCTGATGTGTAGCGCGTTCGAGGAGCGAGGCGGCGTGTGCAGGATGGACGTGCTGACGCCGGGCGCCGGCGAGCCCGCGGCTCCCTTCTCCCCAGCGGACCCGCGTAGTCCGTGCTGCGTCGCGACCTGCTGCGTCAAGAGCGCGCTGCTGGCGTGCGTCCTGACCGCCGCCTGCTTCTTCTCTGTCGCGCTCGTGCGCCGGCACCTGAAGGACGCGCTGCTCTGGCTGGAGAGTCTGGACGGCCTCATGGGCGCGATGCTGTTCATCGTGGGCCTCATCACGGTGTCGTTCCCGTGCGGCTGGGGTTACATGGTGCTCAACGTGGCCGCGGGTTACCTGTACGGCCTCGTTCCCGGGGTGGGCCTGGTGATGGTGGGCGTGCTGATCGGCACCTCGGTGGCGCACGTGGCGTGCCGGAGGCTGCTCTCCGGGTGGGTGATGAACCGCGTAGGGAACAACGAGCAGCTCAGTGCGGTCATCCGCGTGGTCGAGGGAGGCAGCGGGCTGAAGGTGGTGGCTCTGGCCCGACTTACACCCATCCCTTTCGGCCTTCAGAACGCCGTGTTTTCG atCACTGACGTGTCCTTGCCAGACTACCTGGTGGCTTCATCAGTGGGCCTGCTGCCCACCCAGCTCCTCAACTCCTACCTGGGCACCACGCTGCGCACCATCGAGGACGTTATAGCTGAGCAGAGCATCAGCGGATACTTTGTGTTCAGCTTACAG ATTTTTATCAGCATAGGGCTGATGTTTTACGTCGTGCACCGGGCGCAGGTGGAGCTGAACGCCGCCATCGCCGCGTGCCAGATGGAGATGAAGACGTCGCACATGAACGGAAACGCTTCCAACCACCTAAGCTCCACGTACTGCAGCAAGCGGACGTCGGCCTCCGGGACGATCAACATCGTCTAA